From one Xiphophorus hellerii strain 12219 chromosome 18, Xiphophorus_hellerii-4.1, whole genome shotgun sequence genomic stretch:
- the baz1b gene encoding tyrosine-protein kinase BAZ1B isoform X3 has translation MAPLLGRKPYPLAKPLAEPPGPGEEVYIIEHTKEAFRNKEEYEARLQRYDERIWTCKSTGSLQLTHKEAWEEEQEVTELLQEEYPLWFEKPVLEMVHHNTVSLDKLVEMAWVEILTKYAVGEECDFLVGKDQSLRVKVIKIHPLATSEGESGEKKLEGACDSPSSDKENASQENQRKEPPSREEENRRESLSDRARRSPRKATTAMKEEKRRWVMPKFLPHKYDVKLINEDKVISDVPAESLYRTERPPTKEIMRYFIRHYALRLGKGESAPWVVEDDLVKKYNLPSKFSDFLLDPQKFLAGNPSTKRKSLTSPEGKPSKKVKTGDTPGEDSGNEKGEKKKKKKKEGLPLSPTIWGHMQKMKMNGSPLKVKNSGTPKKGDGKGSAPSTPRSGKKTGDKKDGKKGGKGVDKKLDVLKSSKKDGKTGDKTPKMKQMTLLQLAKGTPAGSPKKRARSSSLGTPKLGKPLHPMALHLVRYYKEHKGKEDKKTSLSSLITKAAKTLSTEDRGRLPDELKELVQKRWELLEQKKRWAAMSEEEKNEEMKRRRAELKEKLREKAKEKRKQEMLVRQEQSRRYEDQEIEGGKALPTFKLVDMPEGLPNTLFGSVAMVVEFLHCYAGLLMPEDQYPITAVALMEALAGERSGFHYLNRVLVVLLQTLLQDELAEGYSELDMSLSEIPLTMHSASELTRLCLRPCDAHDESGQGSEDSGAVGGYDDVVSSEFLEKLETVEVFELSPEEKVDLLVALCHRILMTYSVEDHVDSMQQRSAELWKERLAMLKEVNDRKKAEKKMKKEMESKGEKKKEGAAKKESKKEVKVEPEPEPEDLISLVKSRRLMAMQAKKEKEELDRQNKERMEKEAEEERLRKQKAAAERAFQDGITKARLVMRRTPLGTDRNHNRYWLFSDVVPGLYVEKGWVHDGIDYSFTPPPEEKAAEPELEEEEEEGSEAASVPDSQPDSQGREAEKDDVSVDGAASEGVQQGAAPDVCIETTIPKQGQNLWFVIDNPAELEELVESLHPQGVRESELKLKIQSRYQDILHSIYLSRKSKLGLRSCDGYAELLKYMRSDIQEIASRLQKGGLGYLDDNVDIEEQLKDMDSLKDFGECIITLQACVIKKFLQGFMAPKQKKKKKQAGEESSKAEEVDEEKKLAEEARVATAVEKWKSAIREALTFSRMHVLLGMLDACIKWDMSAENARCKVCRRKGDDEKLILCDECNKAFHLFCLRPALYRIPAGEWLCPACQPTVARRGSRSRNYKQDTDEEESEEESEEECSEDDDEDEEENDYKAMGHSLRPRKKNKQSSSRQKSSKSKAKKVSSRQSSKQRAGPSSPADIDELVRQSTQTGISKQALELERCEEILKKLMKFRYSWPFRDPVSLDEAEDYLDIISEPMDFQTMLGKFGQGSYRHAQDFLEDMKLVFSNAEEYNQQGSTVLSCMGKTEQTLTELIQKLLPGISYLRRRSRKRVNQAPPSSEEEEEEEEEGDDDEGDCEEQEEEPKKKMQNGKSNQKTGRNVRGRKEESESEADSEEESSRRRKSKRTSGASGRKDYRELDSDGEQGTRRTRLRGGRGDASSDEEQPSHQQRHSKRLKRS, from the exons AGAGTATGAGGCACGCCTGCAGAGGTATGATGAACGCATCTGGACATGCAAGAGCACAGGAAGCCTCCAGCTTACTCACAAAGAGGCCTGGGAGGAGGAACAAGAAGTCACAGAGCT gctTCAGGAGGAGTACCCTCTGTGGTTTGAGAAGCCAGTCCTTGAGATGGTCCACCACAACACGGTGTCCTTAGACAAACTGGTGGAGATGGCCTGGGTGGAAATCCTCACCAAGTATGCTGTTGGTGAAGAGTGTGActttctg GTGGGAAAAGACCAAAGTTTGCGAGTAAAAGTGATCAAGATTCACCCCTTGGCGACTTCAGAGGGTGAGTCGGGTGAGAAGAAGCTTGAAGGTGCCTGTGACTCCCCTTCCAGCGACAAGGAGAACGCAAGCCAGGAGAACCAGAGGAAGGAGCCCCCGTCTCGAGAGGAGGAGAACAGAAGGGAGAGTCTGA GTGACAGAGCGCGGCGTTCTCCGAGGAAAGCTACCACTGCCATGAAGGAAGAGAAGAGGAGATGGGTCATGCCCAAATTCCTTCCTCATAAGTATGACGTGAAGCTCATCAATGAGGATAAG GTGATCAGCGATGTCCCAGCAGAGAGTCTCTATAGAACAGAGCGACCTCCAACCAAGGAGATCATGCGCTACTTCATCAGACATTACGCCCTGAGGCTGGGCAAAGGAGAAAGTGCCCCCTGGGTGGTCGAAGATGACCTGGTGAAAAAATACAACCTGCCCAGTAAATTCAGCGACTTCCTCCTTGATCCACAAAAG TTCTTGGCAGGAAACCCGTCCACGAAGCGTAAAAGCTTGACTTCTCCTGAAGGCAAACCTAGCAAGAAGGTGAAAACCGGTGACACTCCTGGAGAGGATTCAGGAAATGAGaagggagagaagaagaagaaaaagaagaaagaaggatTGCCTCTTAGTCCCACCATATGGGGTCACATGCAG aagatgaagatgaatgGTTCCCCCCTCAAGGTAAAGAACTCTGGAACTCCTAAGAAAGGAGACGGAAAAGGCTCTGCTCCCTCCACTCCAAGGTCTGGCAAGAAGACCGGTGACAAAAAAGATGGGAAGAAAGGCGGAAAGGGTGTCGATAAGAAACTTGATGTTCTAAAATCTTctaaaaaagatggaaaaactggtgataaaacaccaaaaatgaaGCAGATGACTCTGTTGCAGCTGGCTAAGGGAACCCCTGCAGGGAGTCCTAAGAAGCGGGCTCGCAGCTCCAGCCTGGGCACACCCAAACTTGGAAAGCCGCTGCACCCCATGGCGTTGCACCTCGTCCGCTACTACAAGGAGCACAAGGGAAAAGAGGATAAGAAAACGTCCCTCTCTTCCCTCATAACCAAAGCTGCCAAGACGTTATCCACCGAAGACCGCGGGCGTCTGCCGGACGAGCTGAAGGAGCTGGTTCAGAAGCGCTGGGAGCTGCTGGAGCAGAAGAAGAGATGGGCAGCCATGAGTGAAGAAGAGAAGAACgaggagatgaagaggaggcGTGCTGAACTCAAAGAGAAACTGAGAGAAAAGGCAAAGGAGAAGCGCAAGCAGGAGATGTTGGTCCGCCAGGAGCAGTCGCGTAGATATGAGGACCAGGAGATCGAAGGTGGCAAAGCGCTGCCGACGTTCAAGCTGGTGGACATGCCCGAAGGCCTGCCCAACACGCTGTTCGGCAGCGTCGCCATGGTGGTGGAATTCCTCCACTGCTATGCCGGGCTGCTGATGCCTGAGGATCAGTATCCGATCACAGCAGTGGCGCTGATGGAGGCGCTGGCCGGGGAGCGCTCCGGCTTCCACTACCTGAACCGCGTGCTGGTGGTGCTGCTgcagacgctgctgcaggacgAGCTGGCCGAGGGCTACAGCGAGCTGGACATGTCCCTGTCGGAGATCCCGCTCACCATGCACTCGGCGTCGGAGCTGACGCGCCTGTGCCTGCGGCCATGCGACGCGCACGACGAGAGCGGCCAGGGCTCGGAGGACTCGGGCGCGGTTGGCGGCTACGACGACGTGGTGAGCAGCGAGTTCCTGGAGAAGCTGGAGACGGTGGAGGTGTTCGAGCTGAGCCCGGAGGAGAAGGTGGACCTGCTGGTGGCGCTGTGTCACCGCATCCTCATGACCTACTCGGTGGAGGACCACGTGGACTCCATGCAGCAGCGCTCGGCGGAGCTGTGGAAGGAGCGCCTGGCCATGTTGAAGGAGGTCAACGACCGCAAGAAGGcagagaagaagatgaagaaggagATGGAGAGCAAAG gtgagaagaaaaaggagggaGCAGCTAAAAAGGAGAGCAAGAAGGAAGTGAAGGTGGAGCCGGAGCCGGAACCTGAGGACCTGATCAGCCTGGTGAAGAGCCGGCGGCTGATGGCCATGCAGGCcaagaaggagaaggaggagctggACCGGCAGAACAAAG AGCGGATGGAGAAGGAGGCCGAGGAGGAGCGGCTGCGGAAGCAAAAAGCCGCAGCAGAGCGCGCCTTCCAGGACGGCATAACCAAAGCCAGACTGGTGATGCGCAGGACTCCGCTCGGCACCGACAGAAACCACAACAG atACTGGCTTTTCTCCGACGTGGTTCCCGGGCTGTACGTTGAGAAGGGTTGGGTTCACGACGGCATCGACTACAGCTTCACTCCTCCGCCCGAGGAGAAAGCGGCCGAGCCAGAgttggaggaagaggaggaagaaggcaGCGAGGCAGCTTCAGTTCCCGACTCACAACCCGATTCACAAGGTAGAG AAGCTGAAAAAGACGACGTGAGCGTTGACGGAGCTGCAAGTGAAGgagtccagcagggggcagcaccAGACGTCTGCATTGAAACTACAATTCCCAAACAGGGACAGAATCTTTG GTTTGTCATCGACAACCCGGCTGAGCTGGAGGAGCTGGTGGAAAGTCTTCATCCTCAGGGAGTCCGAGAGAGCGAGCTGAAGCTAAAGATCCAAAGCAG GTACCAGGACATCCTACACTCCATCTATTTGAGTCGCAAATCCAAACTGGGACTCAGGAGCTGCGACGGCTACGCCGAGCTGCTCAAATACATGCGCAGCGACATCCAGGAGATAGCCTCCAGGCTGCAAAAGGGAGGACTGGGCTACCTGGATGACAACGTAGATATAGAAGAGCAG CTGAAAGACATGGATAGCTTGAAGGACTTTGGTGAGTGCATCATCACGCTTCAGGCCTGTGTCATCAAGAAGTTCCTGCAGGGCTTCATGGCTcccaaacagaagaagaagaagaaacaagcaGGGGAAGAAAGCAGCAAGGCCGAGGAGGTGGACGAGGAGAAGAAACTAGCAGAAGAAGCCAGG GTAGCCACAGCGGTAGAGAAGTGGAAGTCGGCCATCAGGGAGGCGCTGACCTTCTCCCGGATGCATGTTTTGCTGGGAATGTTGGACGCCTGCATAAAGTGGGACATGTCTGCCGAGAACGCTCGCTGCAAAGTCTGTCGCAGGAAAG GTGATGATGAGAAGCTCATCCTGTGTGACGAGTGCAACAAGGCCTTCCATCTGTTCTGCCTGCGACCGGCTCTGTACCGCATCCCTGCTGGGGAGTGGCTGTGTCCGGCCTGCCAGCCCACCGTGGCCAGGAGGGGCTCGCGCTCAAG GAATTATAAACAAGACACCGACGAAGAGGAGAGTGAGGAGGAGTCTGAAGAGGAATGCTCTGAAGACGATGACGAGGATGAGGAAGAAAATGACTACAAAGCCATGGGGCACAGCT TGAGGCcgaggaagaaaaacaagcagtCTTCATCACGACAGAAGAGCTCTAAAAGTAAAGCCAAGAAGGTGTCCAGCAGGCAGAGCAGCAAGCAGAGAGCCGGGCCCAGCAGCCCcgcagacatcgacgaactg GTGAGGCAAAGTACCCAGACGGGGATCAGCAAGCAGGCGCTGGAGCTGGAGAGGTGTGAGGAGATCCTGAAGAAGCTGATGAAGTTCCGCTACAGCTGGCCCTTCAG GGACCCCGTTTCCCTGGACGAGGCCGAGGACTACCTGGACATCATCTCGGAGCCCATGGACTTCCAGACGATGCTGGGGAAGTTCGGCCAGGGCTCGTACCGACACGCCCAGGACTTCCTGGAGGACATGAAGCTGGTGTTCTCCAACGCGGAGGAGTACAACCAGCAGGGCAGCACGGTGCTCTCCTGCATGGGCAAGACGGAGCAGACGCTCACCGAGCTCATCCAGAAGCTGCTCCCCGGAATCAGCTACCTCCGCCGGCGCTCCCGCAAGCGCGTCAACCAAGCTCCTCCTTCatctgaggaggaggaagaagaggaggaggagggtgatGACGATGAAGGGGACTGCGAAGAGCAGGAAGAGGAACCCAAGAAGAAGATGCAGAATGGCAAATCGAACCAGAAGACGGGCAGGAACGTTCGGGGCCGGAAAGAGGAGAGCGAGAGCGAGGCGGACAGCGAGGaggagagcagcaggaggaggaagagcaagAGGACCTCTGGCGCCTCCGGCAGGAAGGATTACAGGGAGCTGGACAGCGACGGGGAGCAGGGCACGAGGAGAACTCGTCTGCGGGGGGGGCGGGGCGACGCCAGCAGCGACGAGGAGCAGCCCAGCCATCAGCAGCGACATTCCAAGAGACTGAAACGCTCGTGA
- the baz1b gene encoding tyrosine-protein kinase BAZ1B isoform X2 has protein sequence MAPLLGRKPYPLAKPLAEPPGPGEEVYIIEHTKEAFRNKEEYEARLQRYDERIWTCKSTGSLQLTHKEAWEEEQEVTELLQEEYPLWFEKPVLEMVHHNTVSLDKLVEMAWVEILTKYAVGEECDFLVGKDQSLRVKVIKIHPLATSEGESGEKKLEGACDSPSSDKENASQENQRKEPPSREEENRRESLSDRARRSPRKATTAMKEEKRRWVMPKFLPHKYDVKLINEDKVISDVPAESLYRTERPPTKEIMRYFIRHYALRLGKGESAPWVVEDDLVKKYNLPSKFSDFLLDPQKFLAGNPSTKRKSLTSPEGKPSKKVKTGDTPGEDSGNEKGEKKKKKKKEGLPLSPTIWGHMQKMKMNGSPLKVKNSGTPKKGDGKGSAPSTPRSGKKTGDKKDGKKGGKGVDKKLDVLKSSKKDGKTGDKTPKMKQMTLLQLAKGTPAGSPKKRARSSSLGTPKLGKPLHPMALHLVRYYKEHKGKEDKKTSLSSLITKAAKTLSTEDRGRLPDELKELVQKRWELLEQKKRWAAMSEEEKNEEMKRRRAELKEKLREKAKEKRKQEMLVRQEQSRRYEDQEIEGGKALPTFKLVDMPEGLPNTLFGSVAMVVEFLHCYAGLLMPEDQYPITAVALMEALAGERSGFHYLNRVLVVLLQTLLQDELAEGYSELDMSLSEIPLTMHSASELTRLCLRPCDAHDESGQGSEDSGAVGGYDDVVSSEFLEKLETVEVFELSPEEKVDLLVALCHRILMTYSVEDHVDSMQQRSAELWKERLAMLKEVNDRKKAEKKMKKEMESKGGVSPGCVSGSSDTLRYLPTFTFSWLKGEKKKEGAAKKESKKEVKVEPEPEPEDLISLVKSRRLMAMQAKKEKEELDRQNKERMEKEAEEERLRKQKAAAERAFQDGITKARLVMRRTPLGTDRNHNRYWLFSDVVPGLYVEKGWVHDGIDYSFTPPPEEKAAEPELEEEEEEGSEAASVPDSQPDSQEAEKDDVSVDGAASEGVQQGAAPDVCIETTIPKQGQNLWFVIDNPAELEELVESLHPQGVRESELKLKIQSRYQDILHSIYLSRKSKLGLRSCDGYAELLKYMRSDIQEIASRLQKGGLGYLDDNVDIEEQLKDMDSLKDFGECIITLQACVIKKFLQGFMAPKQKKKKKQAGEESSKAEEVDEEKKLAEEARVATAVEKWKSAIREALTFSRMHVLLGMLDACIKWDMSAENARCKVCRRKGDDEKLILCDECNKAFHLFCLRPALYRIPAGEWLCPACQPTVARRGSRSRNYKQDTDEEESEEESEEECSEDDDEDEEENDYKAMGHSLRPRKKNKQSSSRQKSSKSKAKKVSSRQSSKQRAGPSSPADIDELVRQSTQTGISKQALELERCEEILKKLMKFRYSWPFRDPVSLDEAEDYLDIISEPMDFQTMLGKFGQGSYRHAQDFLEDMKLVFSNAEEYNQQGSTVLSCMGKTEQTLTELIQKLLPGISYLRRRSRKRVNQAPPSSEEEEEEEEEGDDDEGDCEEQEEEPKKKMQNGKSNQKTGRNVRGRKEESESEADSEEESSRRRKSKRTSGASGRKDYRELDSDGEQGTRRTRLRGGRGDASSDEEQPSHQQRHSKRLKRS, from the exons AGAGTATGAGGCACGCCTGCAGAGGTATGATGAACGCATCTGGACATGCAAGAGCACAGGAAGCCTCCAGCTTACTCACAAAGAGGCCTGGGAGGAGGAACAAGAAGTCACAGAGCT gctTCAGGAGGAGTACCCTCTGTGGTTTGAGAAGCCAGTCCTTGAGATGGTCCACCACAACACGGTGTCCTTAGACAAACTGGTGGAGATGGCCTGGGTGGAAATCCTCACCAAGTATGCTGTTGGTGAAGAGTGTGActttctg GTGGGAAAAGACCAAAGTTTGCGAGTAAAAGTGATCAAGATTCACCCCTTGGCGACTTCAGAGGGTGAGTCGGGTGAGAAGAAGCTTGAAGGTGCCTGTGACTCCCCTTCCAGCGACAAGGAGAACGCAAGCCAGGAGAACCAGAGGAAGGAGCCCCCGTCTCGAGAGGAGGAGAACAGAAGGGAGAGTCTGA GTGACAGAGCGCGGCGTTCTCCGAGGAAAGCTACCACTGCCATGAAGGAAGAGAAGAGGAGATGGGTCATGCCCAAATTCCTTCCTCATAAGTATGACGTGAAGCTCATCAATGAGGATAAG GTGATCAGCGATGTCCCAGCAGAGAGTCTCTATAGAACAGAGCGACCTCCAACCAAGGAGATCATGCGCTACTTCATCAGACATTACGCCCTGAGGCTGGGCAAAGGAGAAAGTGCCCCCTGGGTGGTCGAAGATGACCTGGTGAAAAAATACAACCTGCCCAGTAAATTCAGCGACTTCCTCCTTGATCCACAAAAG TTCTTGGCAGGAAACCCGTCCACGAAGCGTAAAAGCTTGACTTCTCCTGAAGGCAAACCTAGCAAGAAGGTGAAAACCGGTGACACTCCTGGAGAGGATTCAGGAAATGAGaagggagagaagaagaagaaaaagaagaaagaaggatTGCCTCTTAGTCCCACCATATGGGGTCACATGCAG aagatgaagatgaatgGTTCCCCCCTCAAGGTAAAGAACTCTGGAACTCCTAAGAAAGGAGACGGAAAAGGCTCTGCTCCCTCCACTCCAAGGTCTGGCAAGAAGACCGGTGACAAAAAAGATGGGAAGAAAGGCGGAAAGGGTGTCGATAAGAAACTTGATGTTCTAAAATCTTctaaaaaagatggaaaaactggtgataaaacaccaaaaatgaaGCAGATGACTCTGTTGCAGCTGGCTAAGGGAACCCCTGCAGGGAGTCCTAAGAAGCGGGCTCGCAGCTCCAGCCTGGGCACACCCAAACTTGGAAAGCCGCTGCACCCCATGGCGTTGCACCTCGTCCGCTACTACAAGGAGCACAAGGGAAAAGAGGATAAGAAAACGTCCCTCTCTTCCCTCATAACCAAAGCTGCCAAGACGTTATCCACCGAAGACCGCGGGCGTCTGCCGGACGAGCTGAAGGAGCTGGTTCAGAAGCGCTGGGAGCTGCTGGAGCAGAAGAAGAGATGGGCAGCCATGAGTGAAGAAGAGAAGAACgaggagatgaagaggaggcGTGCTGAACTCAAAGAGAAACTGAGAGAAAAGGCAAAGGAGAAGCGCAAGCAGGAGATGTTGGTCCGCCAGGAGCAGTCGCGTAGATATGAGGACCAGGAGATCGAAGGTGGCAAAGCGCTGCCGACGTTCAAGCTGGTGGACATGCCCGAAGGCCTGCCCAACACGCTGTTCGGCAGCGTCGCCATGGTGGTGGAATTCCTCCACTGCTATGCCGGGCTGCTGATGCCTGAGGATCAGTATCCGATCACAGCAGTGGCGCTGATGGAGGCGCTGGCCGGGGAGCGCTCCGGCTTCCACTACCTGAACCGCGTGCTGGTGGTGCTGCTgcagacgctgctgcaggacgAGCTGGCCGAGGGCTACAGCGAGCTGGACATGTCCCTGTCGGAGATCCCGCTCACCATGCACTCGGCGTCGGAGCTGACGCGCCTGTGCCTGCGGCCATGCGACGCGCACGACGAGAGCGGCCAGGGCTCGGAGGACTCGGGCGCGGTTGGCGGCTACGACGACGTGGTGAGCAGCGAGTTCCTGGAGAAGCTGGAGACGGTGGAGGTGTTCGAGCTGAGCCCGGAGGAGAAGGTGGACCTGCTGGTGGCGCTGTGTCACCGCATCCTCATGACCTACTCGGTGGAGGACCACGTGGACTCCATGCAGCAGCGCTCGGCGGAGCTGTGGAAGGAGCGCCTGGCCATGTTGAAGGAGGTCAACGACCGCAAGAAGGcagagaagaagatgaagaaggagATGGAGAGCAAAGGTGGGGTCAGTCCCGGTTGTGTCTCGGGATCATCTGACACGTTAAGATATTTACCAACTTTTACGTTTTCTTGGCTCAAAGgtgagaagaaaaaggagggaGCAGCTAAAAAGGAGAGCAAGAAGGAAGTGAAGGTGGAGCCGGAGCCGGAACCTGAGGACCTGATCAGCCTGGTGAAGAGCCGGCGGCTGATGGCCATGCAGGCcaagaaggagaaggaggagctggACCGGCAGAACAAAG AGCGGATGGAGAAGGAGGCCGAGGAGGAGCGGCTGCGGAAGCAAAAAGCCGCAGCAGAGCGCGCCTTCCAGGACGGCATAACCAAAGCCAGACTGGTGATGCGCAGGACTCCGCTCGGCACCGACAGAAACCACAACAG atACTGGCTTTTCTCCGACGTGGTTCCCGGGCTGTACGTTGAGAAGGGTTGGGTTCACGACGGCATCGACTACAGCTTCACTCCTCCGCCCGAGGAGAAAGCGGCCGAGCCAGAgttggaggaagaggaggaagaaggcaGCGAGGCAGCTTCAGTTCCCGACTCACAACCCGATTCACAAG AAGCTGAAAAAGACGACGTGAGCGTTGACGGAGCTGCAAGTGAAGgagtccagcagggggcagcaccAGACGTCTGCATTGAAACTACAATTCCCAAACAGGGACAGAATCTTTG GTTTGTCATCGACAACCCGGCTGAGCTGGAGGAGCTGGTGGAAAGTCTTCATCCTCAGGGAGTCCGAGAGAGCGAGCTGAAGCTAAAGATCCAAAGCAG GTACCAGGACATCCTACACTCCATCTATTTGAGTCGCAAATCCAAACTGGGACTCAGGAGCTGCGACGGCTACGCCGAGCTGCTCAAATACATGCGCAGCGACATCCAGGAGATAGCCTCCAGGCTGCAAAAGGGAGGACTGGGCTACCTGGATGACAACGTAGATATAGAAGAGCAG CTGAAAGACATGGATAGCTTGAAGGACTTTGGTGAGTGCATCATCACGCTTCAGGCCTGTGTCATCAAGAAGTTCCTGCAGGGCTTCATGGCTcccaaacagaagaagaagaagaaacaagcaGGGGAAGAAAGCAGCAAGGCCGAGGAGGTGGACGAGGAGAAGAAACTAGCAGAAGAAGCCAGG GTAGCCACAGCGGTAGAGAAGTGGAAGTCGGCCATCAGGGAGGCGCTGACCTTCTCCCGGATGCATGTTTTGCTGGGAATGTTGGACGCCTGCATAAAGTGGGACATGTCTGCCGAGAACGCTCGCTGCAAAGTCTGTCGCAGGAAAG GTGATGATGAGAAGCTCATCCTGTGTGACGAGTGCAACAAGGCCTTCCATCTGTTCTGCCTGCGACCGGCTCTGTACCGCATCCCTGCTGGGGAGTGGCTGTGTCCGGCCTGCCAGCCCACCGTGGCCAGGAGGGGCTCGCGCTCAAG GAATTATAAACAAGACACCGACGAAGAGGAGAGTGAGGAGGAGTCTGAAGAGGAATGCTCTGAAGACGATGACGAGGATGAGGAAGAAAATGACTACAAAGCCATGGGGCACAGCT TGAGGCcgaggaagaaaaacaagcagtCTTCATCACGACAGAAGAGCTCTAAAAGTAAAGCCAAGAAGGTGTCCAGCAGGCAGAGCAGCAAGCAGAGAGCCGGGCCCAGCAGCCCcgcagacatcgacgaactg GTGAGGCAAAGTACCCAGACGGGGATCAGCAAGCAGGCGCTGGAGCTGGAGAGGTGTGAGGAGATCCTGAAGAAGCTGATGAAGTTCCGCTACAGCTGGCCCTTCAG GGACCCCGTTTCCCTGGACGAGGCCGAGGACTACCTGGACATCATCTCGGAGCCCATGGACTTCCAGACGATGCTGGGGAAGTTCGGCCAGGGCTCGTACCGACACGCCCAGGACTTCCTGGAGGACATGAAGCTGGTGTTCTCCAACGCGGAGGAGTACAACCAGCAGGGCAGCACGGTGCTCTCCTGCATGGGCAAGACGGAGCAGACGCTCACCGAGCTCATCCAGAAGCTGCTCCCCGGAATCAGCTACCTCCGCCGGCGCTCCCGCAAGCGCGTCAACCAAGCTCCTCCTTCatctgaggaggaggaagaagaggaggaggagggtgatGACGATGAAGGGGACTGCGAAGAGCAGGAAGAGGAACCCAAGAAGAAGATGCAGAATGGCAAATCGAACCAGAAGACGGGCAGGAACGTTCGGGGCCGGAAAGAGGAGAGCGAGAGCGAGGCGGACAGCGAGGaggagagcagcaggaggaggaagagcaagAGGACCTCTGGCGCCTCCGGCAGGAAGGATTACAGGGAGCTGGACAGCGACGGGGAGCAGGGCACGAGGAGAACTCGTCTGCGGGGGGGGCGGGGCGACGCCAGCAGCGACGAGGAGCAGCCCAGCCATCAGCAGCGACATTCCAAGAGACTGAAACGCTCGTGA